The bacterium genome includes the window CCTGTAGCCTTTGTCAGATGGGCTTAAGGCCACAAATAATAAATGAGATAAAAGAGGCAAATAGTATTGCAAGGTGTGAATCATGCTTAAGAATCCTTTATATATAATTTACATTGACGGTGCATCGTCTGGAAATCCTGGTCCAGCTGGCATAGGTGTTGTAATTTATGAGGGGACAAAGAAAATAGATTTTATTTCAAAAAGCATTGGAAGGGCAACAAACAATATTGCTGAATATAAATCCTTGATTGCCGGGCTTTTTTATGCAAAGAAAAATGGCTTTAAAAATATCAGGGTTTATTCTGATAGTGAGCTTATTATTAAGCAAATTCAGGGAGAATATCTGGTAAGAAATATGGATTTAAAAAAATTACATAAAGAGGCGAAGGAATTGGTAAAGGAATTTACAGGATTTGAAATTTTGCATATTAAAAGCCGTGAGAATAAAGAGGCAAATAAATTAGCACAAGGAGGAATAGAAAGATGAATGAGGTAGATGTAGAAAAAAAGATAGCAGAGCTTGAGGAGCTATATGAGAAAACAATCTCTGCATGGGCAAATAGCATAGATGATAAAAGCAGATACACAAAGGAGCATTCAAACAAGGTAAGGAGGTATGCAGAGGCAATTGGAAAGAGGTTATACCTTTCAGAGAATGAGATGAAGACCCTTTCTATAGCCAGTATTCTGCATGACATTGGAAAGCAGGATATTGACACAGCTATTTTAGATAAACCTGGGCCACTTACAAGCGAGGAATACAATTTAATAAAATCACATTCAAGCAAGGGAGCAAATATGTTAAGGTCTATTGATATGCTCAAATCAGCATCTATGGCTGTTTATCATCACCATGAAAGGTATGATGGATTTGGCTATCCTGATGGGTTAAGAGGCGAGGAAATTCCATATTTATCAAGGATTCTTGCTGTTGTTGATGCCTTTGATGCTATGACATCCGAGCGGCCATATAAACCAAAAAAGAGTATACACGAGGCAATTATTGAGCTTCAGGATAATTCAGGAACCCAATTTGATTCCGAAATTGTTGATGCATTTATTCATGTTTTGCGCGCCAATCCAAAGATTACTACATAAAGCCGAAGTGGCGAAATTGGCAGACGCGCATGGTTCAGGGCTATGTAGGTTATCCTATGGGGGTTCGAGTCCCCCCTTCGGCAGTAAAAGAGTCAGGAGTCAGAGAGTCAGGGGTCAGAGAGTCTTAAAATTACAACCCTTTAGACTCCAAGACTCTTGGACTCCTAGACTCTAAGACTTTTAAGTTATGGTTTGCGATATTTGTGGTATAAGAGAGGCGACAATCCATTTTAAGCAGGTAATAAATAATCAAACCACGAGCATTCACCTTTGCGAGGAGTGTGCAGATGAAAAGGGATTTGGTCTTTCTGGTATTTCCCAATCATTTCCAGACATCCTTGAATTCTTTTCAAATATGTTTAAAGAAGAAAAGGGAGTAATTGCAGAAGAGATGCGATGCACAGGGTGTGGGATGGGGATATCTGAATTCCAGAAAGGAGGAAGGCTTGGATGCTCGGATTGCTTTGAGGCATTTAAGCAACCCCTTCTTTCCCTCCTAAAGCAGATTCATGGAAGCACGGTTCATATTGGAAGGCATCCCTTTGGTTTTGAAGAATTGGCACAAAAGGAGAAAAAGCTTAAAATGTTAAAGGAGGAGCTTAAGAAGGCTATATCTACCGAGAATTATGAAGAAGCAGCAAGGATAAGGGATATGATAAAGGCATTGGAATAATGATTCTAGGTTTGGGATTGTTAAAAAATGTTAGAAAAGTATATTAAAACATC containing:
- a CDS encoding ribonuclease HI family protein: MLKNPLYIIYIDGASSGNPGPAGIGVVIYEGTKKIDFISKSIGRATNNIAEYKSLIAGLFYAKKNGFKNIRVYSDSELIIKQIQGEYLVRNMDLKKLHKEAKELVKEFTGFEILHIKSRENKEANKLAQGGIER
- a CDS encoding HD-GYP domain-containing protein, which produces MNEVDVEKKIAELEELYEKTISAWANSIDDKSRYTKEHSNKVRRYAEAIGKRLYLSENEMKTLSIASILHDIGKQDIDTAILDKPGPLTSEEYNLIKSHSSKGANMLRSIDMLKSASMAVYHHHERYDGFGYPDGLRGEEIPYLSRILAVVDAFDAMTSERPYKPKKSIHEAIIELQDNSGTQFDSEIVDAFIHVLRANPKITT
- a CDS encoding UvrB/UvrC motif-containing protein, with amino-acid sequence MVCDICGIREATIHFKQVINNQTTSIHLCEECADEKGFGLSGISQSFPDILEFFSNMFKEEKGVIAEEMRCTGCGMGISEFQKGGRLGCSDCFEAFKQPLLSLLKQIHGSTVHIGRHPFGFEELAQKEKKLKMLKEELKKAISTENYEEAARIRDMIKALE